A portion of the Blastopirellula sediminis genome contains these proteins:
- a CDS encoding MarR family winged helix-turn-helix transcriptional regulator, whose product MNSEEVAEKIGRFGKAFSQWLEVEMAAAGTTASRARLLYALKCGGTSKMSDLSNRLQVTPRNITKLVDALESEGLVERNPHPEDRRATLISLTDRGMLTVKETILKNDVVLQLFEELPDADRVELGRILEQLLGGLSRRGFSA is encoded by the coding sequence TTGAATTCAGAAGAAGTAGCGGAAAAAATCGGGCGATTTGGGAAGGCGTTTTCCCAGTGGCTGGAAGTTGAAATGGCCGCCGCCGGAACGACGGCGTCGCGGGCTCGACTCCTTTACGCCCTGAAATGCGGCGGCACCAGCAAGATGAGCGATCTGAGCAATCGGCTGCAGGTCACGCCCCGCAATATCACCAAGCTGGTTGACGCACTGGAAAGCGAAGGGCTGGTCGAGCGCAATCCGCATCCCGAGGACCGCCGCGCTACGCTGATTTCGCTGACCGATCGCGGCATGCTGACGGTCAAAGAAACGATTCTGAAGAACGACGTGGTGTTGCAATTGTTTGAAGAATTGCCGGACGCCGATCGGGTCGAACTGGGGCGAATTCTTGAGCAACTATTGGGCGGACTGTCGCGACGCGGGTTCTCGGCGTAG
- a CDS encoding MarR family winged helix-turn-helix transcriptional regulator has translation MGVHDPLEEQIAFALRRIMRSIDLESRQLLHEIGLTFPQLAALQAIGRLQPTTVGKVASSIHLGHATLTGILDRLEKRGLVVRERSENDRRHISVRLTESGQTLLDKAPPLLHRPFQRQLDRLEVWERMQVAATLERVASMMENSGGWSANVVDPQSVDGAVDDRYASEIDSARRLQSKDGLRPGRRSDP, from the coding sequence ATGGGAGTTCATGACCCATTGGAAGAGCAGATCGCGTTCGCTTTACGGCGGATTATGCGGTCGATTGATCTCGAGTCGCGACAGCTGTTGCACGAGATCGGGCTCACCTTCCCGCAACTCGCCGCGCTTCAGGCGATTGGCCGCTTACAGCCGACCACGGTCGGTAAGGTCGCTAGTTCCATTCATCTTGGTCACGCCACGCTGACCGGCATTCTGGACCGCTTGGAAAAGCGCGGTCTGGTGGTTCGCGAACGTAGCGAAAATGACCGTCGCCACATTAGCGTTCGTCTGACCGAGTCGGGTCAGACATTGCTCGATAAGGCGCCTCCACTGTTGCATCGTCCGTTTCAGCGCCAACTCGATCGGTTGGAAGTTTGGGAGCGGATGCAGGTCGCCGCGACGCTGGAACGCGTCGCCTCGATGATGGAGAACTCGGGCGGCTGGTCGGCCAATGTGGTTGATCCGCAATCAGTCGACGGGGCGGTCGACGACAGATACGCAAGCGAAATCGACTCGGCACGCCGCTTGCAAAGTAAAGACGGACTTCGTCCAGGGAGGCGATCCGATCCTTGA
- a CDS encoding HAD-IIB family hydrolase, with protein MYIQLISLHGLIRGANVEMGRDADTGGQVRYVLELARNLAAMPGIEGVDLFTRRIKDKRVSTDYSEPIEELGPNCRLVRLPCGPSRYLRKERLWPYVDEFVDAMITFTRREGKTPTLVHGHYADAGYVAKEVASVFDVPFVFTGHSLGKPKLEYLMSEGWTRDDADKELAMEHRMQVEQDCLSVADLVITSTRHERDQQYAEYFKEDDLNFKVIPPGTDLERFFPYYDYELNSNNIDEQFKQARMRMRRELNRFHFASDRPMILALCRPDRRKNINALIRAYGESKELQAIANLAVFAGIREDIESMPENEQKVLTDMLMAMDRYDLYGKMAIPKNHSSEFDVPELYRLAASGRGIFVNSAFIELFGLTSIESSATGLPFVATKEGGPQDIAENCKSGFAVDVTDSKGLTDAMLTLLTDHEKWDEFSANGVNLVRKLYSWETHCQHYVEAIQEIISAPSRTPSAVGKPAVGPRMVNVERMLITDIDNTLLGDDQALAQLKQVLKDNRSRIGFGVASGRALELIDDVLEKHGIKDIDVIISSVGAEIYYGPDRVPVKGWGAHLRSRWKPERVHAALDGLPFLHLQPESHTQREFKISYSLDDSLPPKEALPLIRDALSRTGVAHSLIFSHGRYLDILPHRASKGKAIRYLSSKWNIPLTNIATAGDSGNDMDMLTGETAGIVVGNYDPELEKLRESKSSRVYFAQAHCAGGILEGLAHYGFIGSPTAHLRAVGA; from the coding sequence ATGTATATCCAGCTCATTAGTCTTCATGGGCTCATTCGCGGCGCGAACGTCGAAATGGGACGCGACGCCGATACCGGGGGCCAAGTGAGATACGTGCTGGAATTGGCTCGTAACCTGGCTGCAATGCCTGGAATTGAAGGAGTCGACCTGTTCACTCGCCGCATCAAAGACAAGCGAGTCTCGACTGACTACTCAGAGCCGATTGAAGAGTTGGGCCCGAATTGTCGCCTGGTTCGCTTGCCTTGCGGGCCTAGCCGCTATCTTCGCAAAGAGCGACTCTGGCCCTACGTCGACGAGTTCGTCGACGCGATGATCACCTTCACGCGTCGCGAAGGAAAAACGCCGACGCTCGTGCATGGCCATTACGCCGATGCAGGATACGTCGCGAAGGAAGTCGCTTCGGTCTTTGACGTGCCGTTTGTCTTCACCGGCCACTCGCTGGGCAAGCCGAAGCTCGAATATCTGATGTCGGAAGGATGGACCCGCGACGACGCCGACAAAGAGTTGGCGATGGAACATCGGATGCAGGTCGAGCAGGATTGTCTTTCGGTCGCCGACTTGGTAATCACCAGCACGCGGCATGAGCGGGATCAGCAATACGCCGAGTACTTCAAAGAGGACGATCTGAACTTCAAGGTGATTCCTCCGGGAACCGACCTCGAACGGTTCTTTCCGTATTACGACTACGAGCTGAACAGCAACAACATTGACGAGCAGTTCAAGCAGGCCCGCATGCGAATGCGGCGCGAACTGAATCGTTTTCACTTCGCTTCCGACCGGCCGATGATCTTGGCCCTTTGTCGCCCGGACCGCCGTAAGAATATCAACGCGCTGATTCGCGCTTACGGCGAAAGCAAAGAGCTGCAAGCGATCGCCAACCTGGCGGTTTTCGCCGGGATTCGTGAAGACATCGAATCGATGCCGGAGAACGAGCAAAAAGTTCTGACCGACATGCTGATGGCGATGGATCGCTACGACTTGTACGGCAAGATGGCGATTCCGAAGAACCATAGCTCGGAATTCGACGTGCCGGAACTTTACCGCCTGGCGGCGTCAGGACGGGGCATCTTCGTCAACAGCGCGTTCATCGAACTGTTCGGGTTGACCTCGATCGAGTCGTCTGCGACCGGCTTGCCGTTCGTGGCGACGAAGGAAGGGGGACCGCAGGACATCGCCGAAAATTGTAAGAGCGGCTTCGCCGTCGACGTGACCGACTCGAAGGGGCTGACCGACGCGATGCTGACGCTGCTGACCGATCACGAAAAGTGGGACGAGTTCTCCGCCAACGGCGTGAACCTGGTGCGGAAGCTTTACTCGTGGGAAACGCACTGTCAGCACTACGTCGAAGCGATTCAAGAAATCATCTCTGCGCCATCGCGCACTCCTTCGGCAGTCGGCAAACCGGCGGTCGGACCGCGGATGGTTAACGTCGAGCGGATGTTGATCACCGACATCGACAATACGCTCCTCGGTGACGATCAGGCGCTGGCTCAACTGAAGCAAGTCCTCAAAGACAATCGCTCGCGAATCGGCTTTGGCGTCGCGTCGGGACGTGCCTTGGAGTTGATTGACGACGTGCTGGAGAAGCACGGCATCAAAGATATCGACGTGATCATCAGCTCGGTCGGCGCCGAGATCTACTACGGTCCGGATCGGGTGCCGGTGAAGGGATGGGGAGCGCATCTTCGCTCGCGGTGGAAGCCGGAACGGGTTCATGCGGCGCTTGACGGGTTGCCCTTTTTGCATCTCCAGCCGGAGTCGCATACCCAGCGCGAGTTCAAAATCAGCTACTCGCTCGACGATTCCTTGCCGCCGAAAGAGGCGTTGCCGCTGATTCGGGACGCGTTGTCTCGCACTGGGGTCGCCCATTCGTTGATCTTCTCGCACGGTCGTTACCTCGACATCCTGCCGCATCGCGCGTCGAAGGGAAAAGCGATTCGCTATCTCTCTTCGAAGTGGAACATTCCCCTCACCAACATCGCCACTGCCGGCGATTCGGGGAACGACATGGACATGTTGACCGGCGAGACGGCCGGCATCGTGGTCGGCAATTACGATCCGGAGCTGGAGAAGCTGCGTGAGAGTAAGTCGTCGCGGGTCTACTTCGCGCAGGCCCATTGCGCTGGGGGAATCCTGGAAGGACTGGCCCACTACGGTTTCATTGGATCGCCGACAGCTCACTTGCGGGCGGTTGGCGCGTAG